A part of Paenibacillus donghaensis genomic DNA contains:
- a CDS encoding spore maturation protein — MITFIPLYAFARKVPVYESFVEGAKDGFGTAVAIIPHLVGMLVAISVFRASGALDFLMGFIAPALQGFGVPAEVLPLGLLRPLTGTGSLAYTTDLIRVHGPDSLIGMIASTIQGSTDTTLYVLTVYFGAIGIRNGRYALKVGLFSDIVGFIAAIVVCLLVFG; from the coding sequence ATGATAACCTTTATCCCGCTTTATGCCTTTGCACGCAAGGTGCCGGTCTATGAATCTTTTGTGGAAGGCGCCAAGGATGGCTTTGGTACAGCGGTTGCGATCATCCCTCATCTTGTAGGCATGCTGGTGGCCATCAGCGTGTTTCGCGCTTCCGGCGCACTGGACTTCCTGATGGGCTTTATCGCTCCAGCCCTGCAGGGCTTCGGGGTTCCGGCAGAGGTGCTGCCCCTCGGTCTCTTGCGTCCGCTTACCGGCACCGGGTCGCTGGCCTACACCACCGATCTGATCCGCGTCCACGGTCCCGATTCGCTGATCGGGATGATTGCTTCCACCATTCAGGGCAGCACGGATACCACACTGTATGTCCTGACGGTGTATTTCGGGGCTATTGGTATTCGCAATGGGCGTTATGCGCTTAAGGTTGGCCTGTTCTCCGATATTGTAGGTTTTATCGCAGCGATCGTCGTTTGTCTGCTAGTATTCGGCTAG
- a CDS encoding nucleoside recognition domain-containing protein, producing MINAIWLGMIVIGFGFAAVNGRMDEFTAAVFDGAKNGVTVSFGLISVLVFWLGIMRIAEDAGLLRRIARLLGPLVGFLFPDVPKGHPAIGYILSNMSANLLGLGNAATPMGIKAMQELQTLNPDKYTATPAMCTLLALNTASITLIPTTLIAIRLNYGSTDPAAIVGTTLAATAVATVAAIAADRVCRRLTLLRKPPKPPVIRGGPAAAGNAPLPPTSVKG from the coding sequence ATGATCAATGCCATATGGCTAGGAATGATTGTGATCGGTTTTGGATTCGCGGCCGTCAATGGCCGGATGGATGAATTTACGGCTGCTGTATTTGACGGCGCGAAGAACGGGGTCACTGTAAGCTTTGGCCTGATCAGCGTGCTCGTCTTCTGGCTGGGTATTATGCGGATTGCCGAGGATGCCGGCCTGCTGCGCCGAATTGCCCGTCTGCTGGGTCCTTTGGTAGGTTTTCTGTTCCCTGATGTGCCGAAAGGGCATCCGGCGATCGGCTATATACTTTCCAATATGAGTGCCAATCTGCTGGGCCTTGGTAATGCGGCTACCCCGATGGGCATCAAGGCGATGCAGGAGCTGCAGACGCTGAATCCGGACAAGTACACAGCAACCCCGGCAATGTGCACGCTGCTGGCGCTGAATACGGCAAGCATCACCTTGATCCCGACCACATTGATTGCGATCCGGCTCAACTACGGCTCGACCGATCCGGCAGCCATTGTCGGGACAACCCTGGCGGCTACCGCTGTGGCTACCGTGGCGGCGATTGCCGCCGACAGGGTATGCAGGCGGCTGACCCTGCTGCGCAAGCCGCCGAAGCCGCCGGTTATCCGCGGCGGCCCGGCCGCTGCAGGGAACGCGCCGCTTCCCCCAACCTCAGTGAAAGGGTGA
- a CDS encoding peptidoglycan recognition protein family protein, whose protein sequence is MPYEGFIVHHSRCPSINGKGFDFWVGTTGLVYAAPLLTDAQRIHICLEGDFDSRGETSVQSSSEEQLFAAGKLILELAERYQIAPLNIESHNNYCPGAFFPWNELVVYPSDGYH, encoded by the coding sequence ATGCCATACGAAGGATTTATTGTGCATCATTCCCGCTGCCCGTCGATTAACGGCAAGGGGTTCGATTTCTGGGTGGGAACAACAGGGCTGGTATATGCCGCACCGCTGCTGACGGACGCGCAGCGGATTCATATTTGTCTGGAGGGAGATTTTGACAGCCGAGGCGAAACTTCTGTGCAGAGCAGCAGCGAAGAGCAGTTGTTTGCTGCAGGGAAATTGATTCTGGAGCTGGCCGAGCGCTATCAAATTGCTCCTTTAAATATCGAATCTCACAATAATTACTGTCCAGGAGCATTTTTTCCTTGGAATGAACTTGTGGTTTATCCCTCTGATGGTTATCATTAA
- a CDS encoding D-alanyl-D-alanine carboxypeptidase family protein codes for MKMKTITCKSICTLILCTLLLLTLAPQPSLRAENSSISTHAKAAALIDVESGRILYSSRGDEPMLIASLTKIMTALVAIENGDLESKVKVGKNAFAKEGSSLYLQLGEEMTLENMLYGLMLRSGNDAATAIAEHVGGSEEGFVYLMNAKAEELGLIHTHFANPHGLDAEGHYSSANDLARLTAYAMHNPVFKEIVKTPEKTADNPNDKWDYKWSNKNKMLRLYEGANGVKTGYTKKALRCLVSSATRQGQQLVAVTINDGNDWNDHAALLDYGFNHYPLTSLIERGEPVKGYNLVTSKAFRYPFGEGEQARLVTKLVLTAPQSRRQAQSSARDRARNDSSFGLQGALVLQLGGREIGRIPVYFPDKLPPEPSVRQISSAQAAAYSGRHFLDSLGSVLRALFGQATGGN; via the coding sequence ATGAAGATGAAGACAATAACCTGTAAGAGCATATGTACCTTAATCTTGTGCACCTTGCTGCTGCTGACCCTTGCGCCACAGCCTTCTCTCCGTGCGGAGAACAGCTCCATATCCACACATGCAAAGGCGGCGGCGCTGATCGACGTGGAATCGGGGCGGATCCTCTACAGCAGCCGGGGAGACGAGCCGATGCTGATTGCCAGTCTCACCAAGATTATGACCGCACTGGTTGCCATAGAGAACGGTGATCTCGAGTCCAAGGTCAAGGTGGGTAAAAATGCCTTTGCCAAGGAGGGCTCCTCACTGTATCTTCAGCTGGGGGAGGAGATGACACTGGAGAACATGCTGTACGGGCTGATGCTTCGTTCAGGCAATGATGCGGCTACGGCCATTGCGGAGCATGTGGGAGGGTCGGAGGAGGGTTTTGTGTATCTGATGAATGCCAAGGCCGAGGAGCTGGGTCTTATCCATACCCATTTTGCCAATCCGCACGGTCTGGATGCCGAAGGCCACTATTCCAGTGCCAATGATCTTGCCCGACTGACGGCGTACGCGATGCATAATCCAGTCTTTAAGGAGATCGTGAAGACACCGGAGAAGACGGCTGACAATCCCAATGACAAATGGGACTATAAATGGAGCAATAAGAACAAGATGCTGCGCCTCTACGAAGGCGCAAACGGAGTCAAGACAGGATATACCAAAAAAGCGCTGCGCTGCCTGGTTAGCTCGGCTACCCGCCAGGGGCAGCAACTGGTTGCTGTAACGATTAATGATGGGAATGACTGGAATGATCATGCTGCGCTGCTGGACTACGGCTTCAACCATTATCCGCTGACAAGCCTGATCGAACGGGGGGAGCCGGTAAAAGGCTATAATCTGGTGACCTCCAAGGCATTCCGGTATCCATTTGGCGAAGGAGAGCAGGCACGGCTGGTTACCAAGCTGGTACTGACAGCGCCGCAGAGCCGGCGGCAAGCTCAGAGCTCAGCAAGAGATCGAGCCCGAAATGACAGCAGCTTTGGTCTACAAGGAGCACTCGTACTGCAGCTTGGCGGCCGCGAGATCGGCCGGATTCCGGTGTATTTCCCGGATAAGCTGCCGCCGGAGCCTTCTGTCCGTCAAATAAGCAGCGCCCAGGCTGCCGCGTATTCGGGACGGCATTTCCTGGATTCGCTGGGAAGTGTGCTCCGGGCCTTATTCGGGCAGGCAACGGGCGGAAACTGA
- a CDS encoding pseudouridine synthase, giving the protein MERLQKILAQAGVASRRKCEEMILAGKVEVNGELVTTLGTKVDPGQDIIKVSGRLIRGENKIYIMFNKPKGVITSASDDKGRKVVTDYLKGINERVYPVGRLDYDTEGLLLLTNDGEFANLLTHPKHHVPKTYHATVKGVPHGTALDKLKSGIKLEDGMTAPAEVEYKDIDEANKEAVISITIHEGRNRQVRRMFEAISHPVIRLKRISFGDIMLQNLKRGSYRHLTKDEINHLQQMAKAGLLRERTPRKDT; this is encoded by the coding sequence ATGGAAAGATTACAGAAAATTCTGGCGCAGGCAGGTGTCGCGTCCAGACGCAAGTGTGAAGAAATGATTTTGGCCGGCAAAGTGGAAGTTAACGGGGAGCTGGTAACTACGCTGGGTACGAAGGTGGACCCCGGGCAAGATATTATTAAAGTCTCCGGGAGATTGATCCGGGGCGAGAACAAAATCTATATCATGTTCAACAAACCTAAAGGTGTGATTACCAGTGCCTCCGATGATAAAGGCCGCAAGGTGGTAACTGATTACCTGAAGGGAATCAATGAACGTGTGTACCCTGTAGGACGGCTGGATTATGATACGGAAGGGCTGCTGCTGCTGACCAATGACGGGGAGTTCGCCAACCTGCTCACACATCCGAAGCATCATGTACCGAAGACCTATCATGCCACTGTCAAAGGGGTGCCCCACGGCACCGCGCTGGACAAGCTGAAGAGCGGAATCAAGCTGGAGGACGGAATGACGGCTCCGGCGGAAGTGGAATACAAGGATATTGATGAAGCGAATAAGGAAGCGGTCATCAGCATCACGATTCACGAAGGCCGTAACCGCCAGGTGCGGCGGATGTTTGAGGCGATTTCCCACCCGGTTATCCGCTTGAAGCGGATCTCCTTCGGGGACATTATGCTGCAGAACCTGAAACGCGGCTCCTACCGCCATCTGACCAAGGATGAGATCAATCATCTGCAGCAGATGGCCAAGGCCGGTTTGCTTAGAGAAAGAACACCACGCAAAGACACATAA
- a CDS encoding redoxin domain-containing protein: protein MGKARKPIQIVILFLIVLVGGYAIGSSVFGGGGVPEEGSNAPSFELLGLDGKTHTLEEYEGKAVVLNFWGSWCAPCVKEMPALQTQWEKWKDQDVVIVGVNVGEDQMTVENFVKQVAIDFPIVMDPGRDAVRSYGISPLPTTFFINAKGKVDSIHIGQLDLNSLDSEIGKLVSR from the coding sequence GTGGGCAAAGCGAGAAAGCCGATTCAAATCGTAATTCTGTTTCTGATTGTACTGGTGGGGGGCTATGCCATTGGCTCCTCCGTGTTTGGCGGCGGGGGCGTACCCGAGGAGGGCAGCAATGCGCCCTCCTTTGAACTGCTTGGATTGGACGGTAAGACCCATACGCTGGAGGAATACGAAGGCAAGGCGGTTGTGCTCAATTTCTGGGGCTCCTGGTGTGCGCCCTGCGTGAAGGAAATGCCGGCGCTTCAGACTCAGTGGGAGAAATGGAAGGATCAAGACGTAGTGATAGTGGGAGTGAATGTAGGCGAGGACCAGATGACCGTGGAGAATTTCGTCAAGCAAGTGGCGATTGATTTCCCCATCGTCATGGACCCCGGACGTGATGCTGTGCGCAGCTACGGCATTTCCCCGCTGCCCACTACGTTTTTTATTAATGCGAAGGGAAAAGTCGACAGCATCCATATCGGCCAGCTCGATTTGAATTCGCTGGACAGTGAAATCGGGAAGCTGGTGAGCCGATGA